The following coding sequences lie in one Apium graveolens cultivar Ventura chromosome 3, ASM990537v1, whole genome shotgun sequence genomic window:
- the LOC141712340 gene encoding uncharacterized protein LOC141712340: protein MALFPFIIILVLALEHPILGNQASHQQKSFTSRSRTIVTSPKQFRSFRSLGNGVPVTNSTEEKLSWLRSQVIGGNAVFETPFGERLLTYADHTATSRGLQHIEDYILDNVLPFYGNSHTSDSYVGQQTTMMVNEASKYVKKCLGGGQDDALIFCGSGTTAAIKRLQEVMGISIPSILRERVLAELKITERWVVFVGPCEHHSNILSWRQSLAEVVEIGLDKDGLLDTDDLILQLEYYSSTSRPMLGSFSACSNVDGTYTDTRALAYLLHQYGAFACFDFAASGPYVEIDMRSGEMDGYDALFLSPHKFVGGPGSPGILMMNKALYQLKSSPPSTCGGGTVKFVNCFSEKDTLYIEDIEEREDAGTPPIIQKIRAASAFWMKEYIGYKAISSQEHNYTKRALERLLRNPNIRVLGNTSKSRQAIISFLVHTTTQRSSNDLVNQKNSIQQNETGNKHSKPLHGRFVAKLLNDLFGIQARGGCACAAPYGHRLLNLNEPASSAIRSAIQKGNGGARPGWTRISFPYYMSNEEFEFILEAVEFTATYGQRFLPIYNFNWKTGAWTLKKEASMKGFPVKGNCEPDMTEATIVAMTKDVEITSKYASYMDTAKEIACLLPKFPSQRPVPDGINADFLTFRV, encoded by the exons ATGGCATTATTCCCTTTCATTATCATTTTAGTTCTTGCACTTGAGCATCCCATTCTTGGCAACCAAGCAAGCCATCAGCAAAAAAGCTTCACCAGCCGTAGCAGGACCATCGTGACTTCACCTAAACAGTTTAGATCGTTTCGTAGTTTGGGAAATGGTGTTCCGGTGACCAACTCCACGGAGGAGAAGTTATCTTGGTTGAGGTCTCAAGTCATTGGTGGCAACGCGGTGTTTGAAACTCCTTTTGGGGAACGATTGCTTACTTATGCTGATCATACTGCCACTAGCCGTGGTCTTCAACACATCGAAGATTACATTCTTGATAACGTCCTTCCATTTTACG GTAATAGTCACACAAGCGACAGCTACGTGGGACAGCAGACAACAATGATGGTGAATGAAGCAAGTAAATATGTTAAGAAATGCTTAGGGGGCGGACAAGATGATGCACTGATATTTTGTGGTTCAGGCACAACGGCAGCCATAAAACGGCTCCAAGAAGTTATGGGAATCAGCATTCCATCGATTTTGAGGGAGAGGGTGTTAGCAGAGTTAAAAATTACAGAAAGATGGGTAGTTTTTGTTGGACCATGTGAGCACCATTCAAATATTTTATCATGGAGGCAAAGTCTTGCAGAAGTAGTAGAGATCGGTCTGGACAAGGATGGATTGTTGGACACGGATGATTTAATTCTCCAGCTCGAATATTATAGTTCTACTAGTAGGCCTATGTTGGGTTCTTTCTCAGCTTGTAGTAATGTCGACGGGACTTATACAGATACTAGAGCCTTAGCTTATCTTCTTCACCAATATGGAGCATTTGCGTGTTTTGATTTTGCAGCAAG TGGTCCATATGTAGAAATCGACATGAGATCAGGGGAGATGGATGGCTATGATGCTCTGTTTCTTAGTCCTCACAAGTTTGTTGGCGGGCCTGGATCACCGGGAATTCTAATGATGAACAAGGCCTTGTATCAGCTAAAATCCTCACCTCCTTCGACTTGTGGAGGAGGGACTGTCAAATTTGTGAATTGCTTTAGCGAAAAA GATACATTATATATCGAAGACATAGAAGAAAGGGAAGATGCTGGAACACCGCCAATAATCCAAAAGATTAGAGCTGCCTCAGCGTTCTGGATGAAAGAATACATAGGCTACAAAGCTATTAGTAGCCAAGAGCACAACTATACTAAAAGAGCACTTGAAAGGCTTCTTCGAAATCCCAACATACGTGTGTTGGGAAATACAAGTAAAAGTAGGCAAGCCATCATATCTTTCCTAGTACACACAACAACCCAACGCTCATCAAATGACCTTGTCAACCAGAAGAACAGTATTCAACAAAATGAGACAGGTAACAAGCACAGCAAACCTCTTCACGGGCGATTTGTTGCAAAGCTTCTAAATGACTTATTTGGCATCCAAGCTCGTGGCGGTTGTGCCTGTGCTGCCCCATATGGACACAGGTTGCTAAACCTCAATGAACCTGCATCATCTGCGATTAGATCGGCAATCCAAAAG GGTAATGGTGGAGCTAGACCTGGTTGGACAAGAATAAGCTTTCCGTATTACATGTCAAACGAAGAATTTGAGTTCATTCTAGAAGCGGTTGAATTTACAGCTACATATGGCCAGAGATTCCTTCCAATCTACAATTTTAACTGGAAAACTGGAGCTTGGACATTGAAGAAAGAGGCTTCCATGAAAGGATTCCCAGTCAAGGGAAACTGTGAGCCTGATATGACCGAAGCAACAATAGTAGCAATGACCAAAGACGTCGAGATTACAAGTAAATATGCATCTTATATGGATACAGCCAAAGAGATCGCATGTCTGCTTCCGAAATTCCCATCCCAACGTCCCGTTCCAGATGGTATAAATGCAGACTTCCTAACCTTTAGAGTTTAG